A segment of the Pedobacter faecalis genome:
AATATGGTATTGCGTCACAGAATGGCGCAATCTGTACGTCGTTATCTGGACGGCCTGGACTTTATAGAGGTGGAAACCCCGGTTCTGATTAAATCGACACCGGAAGGCGCACGTGACTTTGTGGTGCCAAGCCGCATGAATGCCGGTGAATTCTATGCCTTGCCGCAATCGCCGCAAACATTTAAGCAATTGCTGATGGTTTCTGGTTTCGACCGTTATTTTCAGATTGTGAAGTGCTTCAGGGATGAGGACTTACGTGCAGACAGGCAGCCGGAATTTACGCAGATCGATTGTGAAATGTCTTTTATTGAGCAGGAGGATATTCTGAACACATTTGAAGGCCTCATCCGGACGCTATTTAAGGAAATTAAAGGCATTGATTTGCCGGAAGTGCCACGTATGCAGTACTCGGATGCGATGAGATTGTACGGATCTGACAAGCCAGACACGCGTTTCGACATGAAGTTCGTTGAGCTTACTGAACTTGTTAAAGGCAAAGATTTCCCTGTATTTGAGCAGGCTGAACTTGTGATCGGAATCAACGCCAAAGGGTGCGCCTCTTATACCCGTAAACAATTGGACGAGCTGACTGATTTCATCAAACGTCCGCAGATCGGTGGTACTGGTCTGATTTATATGCGCCATAATGAAGATGGTTCCCTGAAGTCTTCGGTGGATAAGTTTTATGACGAGACTGAGCTTAAAAAATGGTCGGAAGCCATGAATACGGAGGCGGGCGACCTGGTGCTGATCATGGCAGGCATCAAAGACAAGGTCCGTAAGCAGCTTAGCGAACTGCGGCTTGAAATGGGCAGCCGGCTTGGACTACGCGATAAAAATGCGTTCAGCGCGTTGTGGGTGCTTGACTTTCCTTTACTGGAGTGGGACGAAGAGACCGAACGTTATCATGCCATGCACCACCCCTTTACGTCACCAAAACCCGAAGATATCCCTCTGCTTGATACGCAGCCAGGAGAGGTAAGGGCGAATGCGTACGACATGGTGCTGAATGGCACGGAGATCGGGGGCGGATCTATCCGGATTCACGATCGTGGGTTACAGGCACTGATGTTTAAACATTTGGGCTTTAGCCCGGAAGAGGCACAAAAGCAATTTGGCTTTCTGATGGATGCATTTGAATATGGCGCGCCGCCACACGGGGGTATTGCATTTGGATTTGACCGGTTGTGTTCGCTCTTTGCGGGACTGGACACGATCAGGGATGTGATCGCCTTTCCGAAAAACAATTCAGGAAGAGATGTGATGATAGACAGCCCTTCGGCTATAGACGAAAAACAACTGACCGAATTAAAGATAAGAACAGCTTTATAAGCTGTTCTTAATAGGTTTCGCTATCCGGCGGGATGCCATAATCTACGTAGGCAACCTCTGGCTTAGCTGCTTTTTTCTTCTTGCCGGTGAACCACGACTTAACCGTAGCAAAAGCATTAGCTATATTTTCTGCGTCCAGCGTTTTTCCGATCTTTCCCGAGGCAAGGCCCACCACCGCCTTGGTGATGATTCCAGAACCTTTAAACAGGGTATTGTTCATCACAAACGGCAGGATCAGCGACATGATACTACTGCTGATGTGCAGTTCCTCGTCTGCTTTAAGGAGATTTGAAGGATTCAGATGCCGTTTAAATAAATATGCAGGGGTAAACTGCTTGAGGTACGCTTTGCCATCGGCAACGATCGCCTCAGCCTGCATGTCGTTCTGCATCTTCAGGCTACTCAGCCTCGCTTGAAGGTCGTCCAGGTTCCGGATATTATATTTTCTTTTCATCGTTTCCATCATCTTCATCCAGTTTAGTAAAATATCGCCTTACAGTAACGTTAATGATGCCTTTCTCGATGTATTTGTCTTTGGTGAAAAAGACAATGAGTGCCAGAAGAAGATAAATCAGCGATACAGCACCAAAGCCGGCCGTAAAGCTGCCAAAAACATCAGACAGATATAAGGCCAGCGTAACTGAACCGAAAAGGAACGCAAGAATGAAACATACCAGCACCACGGTGTTAGTGACGATATCTGCGAATATCTTGGCAACCTT
Coding sequences within it:
- the aspS gene encoding aspartate--tRNA ligase; translation: MLRTTTCGALNLENLGQEVILCGWVQKSRDLGGMTFIDIRDRYGITQLVFNMDDNRELCEAARNLGREFVIKVTGTVVERSNKNLKIPTGEIEIKVSALEILNAAKLPPFMIDDETDGGDDLRMKYRYLDLRRNPVRNNMVLRHRMAQSVRRYLDGLDFIEVETPVLIKSTPEGARDFVVPSRMNAGEFYALPQSPQTFKQLLMVSGFDRYFQIVKCFRDEDLRADRQPEFTQIDCEMSFIEQEDILNTFEGLIRTLFKEIKGIDLPEVPRMQYSDAMRLYGSDKPDTRFDMKFVELTELVKGKDFPVFEQAELVIGINAKGCASYTRKQLDELTDFIKRPQIGGTGLIYMRHNEDGSLKSSVDKFYDETELKKWSEAMNTEAGDLVLIMAGIKDKVRKQLSELRLEMGSRLGLRDKNAFSALWVLDFPLLEWDEETERYHAMHHPFTSPKPEDIPLLDTQPGEVRANAYDMVLNGTEIGGGSIRIHDRGLQALMFKHLGFSPEEAQKQFGFLMDAFEYGAPPHGGIAFGFDRLCSLFAGLDTIRDVIAFPKNNSGRDVMIDSPSAIDEKQLTELKIRTAL
- a CDS encoding phage holin family protein, translated to MMQEEEIKEKRIEDLYEDVKVYLETKLEYMHLMMVKKVAKIFADIVTNTVVLVCFILAFLFGSVTLALYLSDVFGSFTAGFGAVSLIYLLLALIVFFTKDKYIEKGIINVTVRRYFTKLDEDDGNDEKKI